The window TGCGCCGTTGCCACTGATCGAGCTCAGCGTGGGGCCGGTCCGGCTGAAGGCTGGGATTACTCCTGGAGGGTGTGCAACTGTTCGAGGGACGCGTTGTCTTCGCCGTCGAGATTCAGGGCCGCCATGAATTCCCCGATGGCCAAGTCGCGAATTCCCGACCGCTTGTAGGCAAGTCCAAGGTGAAAGTGAGAGGAGGCATCGTCCGGATTCTCGGACACCACCTGTGAGAATTCCCGGATCGCGTCGTGCCACATCCGTTTCCGCTCATAGATGATGCCGAGGTGGTAATGTACGATCATATGGGTGGGGTCCGCGTCCAGCACCTTCCCGAAGCTCTGTATGGCCAGGTCCAGCTTACCCAGATGGAAGTAGCACCTCGCTATCCGATAGTGGGCCCAAGGATTAGTGGAATCCAGGGCTAAGACTTTTTTGGCGGCGTCAATAGCGGCGTGGAACATGCACCGCCCGTAATACCAGAGGCTGAGTTGAAAGTGGGCATCGAGGCGCTTGGGATCCAGAATGATCACCCGTTGCATCTCACCAATCGCTTCCTTCACCCGCCTTGCCTGATGATACTCCAGCGCAAGCTGATACCGGGCCTCGAGGTTCTCAGGATCCTGCTCGATGGCTTTGCGATATGCCTCAAGGACTGTTGGGACTATTTCGTCTTGCATATCAGTCTTCCTTCTCGTCAGTACAGCCACACAGCTATTTTACGTCCGGTCTTCACGGCGGTCAAGGTGTCTCAAAGAAGTTTGTCAGTAGTCAGCCTGTCAGCCGATAGCCGGCAGTTCATAACTGCTCTTTTGGAGGGAGGCTCTCGATTCGTGTCAGGTGCACCTGTGTAGGATAGGGGACCTCGATCCCTTCCTTCTCAAAGGTCGCTTTAA of the Candidatus Methylomirabilis tolerans genome contains:
- a CDS encoding tetratricopeptide repeat protein, which produces MQDEIVPTVLEAYRKAIEQDPENLEARYQLALEYHQARRVKEAIGEMQRVIILDPKRLDAHFQLSLWYYGRCMFHAAIDAAKKVLALDSTNPWAHYRIARCYFHLGKLDLAIQSFGKVLDADPTHMIVHYHLGIIYERKRMWHDAIREFSQVVSENPDDASSHFHLGLAYKRSGIRDLAIGEFMAALNLDGEDNASLEQLHTLQE